The proteins below come from a single Corylus avellana chromosome ca3, CavTom2PMs-1.0 genomic window:
- the LOC132175844 gene encoding uncharacterized protein LOC132175844 yields the protein MLKHRGSSFESSQPSFHCKCATFFTRNEGSVATQRKVRLSKRKVLIAKRIVEQAKKKQRNKFLAKQKRRKNQACESIEEEGMNTSEVPLNSTTCIHHGREIGTEDSVMAQGSQEITKLIAAGTEKLALAPDGGGTFDCATSFNLFN from the exons ATGCTGAAACACAGAGGCTCAAGTTTTGAATCCAGTCAACCTTCCTTTCACTGCAAATGTGCTACATTCTTTACACGTAATGAAGGTAGTGTGGCAACTCAAAGGAAGGTGCGACTATCAAAAAGGAAGGTGCTTATAGCTAAAAGGATTGTGGAAcaagcaaaaaagaaacaacGGAATAAATTCCTTGCGAaacagaagagaagaaaaaatcag GCCTGTGAATCaatagaagaagaaggaatGAATACAAGTGAAGTTCCATTGAATTCGACAACTTGTATTCATCACGGTCGGGAAATTGGAACTGAAGATAGTGTAATGGCTCAG GGTTCACAAGAAATCACAAAGCTTATTGCAGCTGGGACGGAGAAGTTGGCATTAGCACCTGATGGTGGTGGCACTTTTGATTGT GCTACAAGTTTCAACCTCTTCAACTAG